In Scophthalmus maximus strain ysfricsl-2021 chromosome 16, ASM2237912v1, whole genome shotgun sequence, the following proteins share a genomic window:
- the LOC118287934 gene encoding putative protein TPRXL, which produces MNKGSTVSNGAVSPARVSGSHAACGQMSEEVSNANHASHRTENGDCEATQRPRPAIRHSSQETREGPSSPVSISSVTPSAPQRRWSADFSKSGTPPVIIVRKKKKEPQPPQRGVSLLAPHTASERSFKRYSCPPVGIFSSPSRSSSSSSSSSTSSSCSSPPTMQTSVITGRDPLGWRLRPKSRSTSPWARTNRLSLQIPLPVVFPDPKSGPGSTSKSDNTFNQDPCPKTKPPVRPKPSRRHSDSSAFLGSLVSPLPAMTLQELCAVNLRPATGSDESDDVFGEANGEQAEVAAQRSKNRPPPVPEKTSMARAIAQLIAHSPQRCTSVTTKSTEGDTSTRVMKPKHSHQAEDYSDQRAPKSTGLRLDTRTSPRFPRREI; this is translated from the exons TGTGGCCAGATGAGCGAGGAAGTGTCTAATGCGAATCATGCGAGCCACAGAACAGAGAACGGAGACTGCGAGGCCACACAAAGGCCGAGACCAGCCATAAGACACAGCAGCCAGGAGACCAGAGAGGGCCCTTCGTCACCGGTCTCCATCTCCAGTGTGACCCCCAGTGCTCCTCAGCGACGGTGGTCAGCGGACTTCAGTAAGTCAGGGACCCCGCCTGTCATCAttgtgaggaagaagaagaaggagccaCAGCCTCCTCAGCGGGGAGTGTCTCTTCTCGCACCTCACACAGCATCCGAAAGGTCATTCAAACGTTACTCCTGCCCCCCCGTCGGAATCTTTAGCTCACCGAGCCGGTCCtcatcgtcgtcctcctcctcctccacctcctcctcctgctcctctcctcctaccATGCAGACTTCTGTAATCACCGGCCGTGACCCTCTTGGCTGGAGGTTGCGCCCCAAGTCCCGCTCCACCTCGCCCTGGGCTCGAACCAACAGGCTGTCTCTGCAGATTCCACTCCCTGTCGTCTTTCCCGACCCCAAATCCGGTCCTGGCTCGACCTCTAAATCAGATAACACTTTCAATCAAGACCCTTGCCCTAAAACCAAACCCCCTGTCAGACCCAAACCATCCCGTCGGCACTCAGACTCCTCAGCCTTCCTCGGGTCTCTGGTGAGCCCTCTGCCCGCGATGACACTCCAGGAGCTCTGTGCCGTGAATCTCCGCCCAGCTACCGGGTCAGACGAATCCGATGACGTCTTCGGTGAGGCGAACGGAGAACAGGCGGAGGTCGCCGCACAGAGAAGCAAAAATCGACCACCACCCGTTCCAGAAAAAACCTCCATGGCCCGAGCGATTGCACAACTGATTGCTCACTCACCTCAACGCTGTACGTCTGTCACCACTAAATCTACAGAAGGCGACACTAGCACCAGAGTGATGAAGCCGAAACATTCACATCAGGCCGAGGACTACAGCGACCAGCGTGCTCCAAAATCGA CGGGGCTGCGTCTGGATACCAGGACCTCTCCGCGCTTCCCCCGCCGAGAAATCTGA